In a genomic window of Schistocerca gregaria isolate iqSchGreg1 chromosome 5, iqSchGreg1.2, whole genome shotgun sequence:
- the LOC126272952 gene encoding uncharacterized protein LOC126272952: MESDIFRSAVTSVLNNWTALQLAVEHGMGTRETAQSLVDYVIETFAANDDISCEEMADVLSEVMDSLFQTVCEDNSPDEVGALLWRFYQHHRVGETDKIKELLSKLPPCQLWLCKQLDTSAPVKVRNLQPLPETMDAEESEWTEVKSRRSKRTLNSAADEIDHSASHMGDVIGVSGDQEEMCT, translated from the exons ATGGAGTCAGATATATTTAGGAGTGCAGTGACAAGCGTGTTAAATAACTGGACTGCATTGCAG CTTGCCGTCGAGCATGGAATGGGGACACGTGAAACCGCACAAAGTTTGGTGGACTATGTAATAGAAACCTTTGCTGCCAACG ATGATATCAGTTGTGAAGAAATGGCTGATGTGCTATCAGAAGTCATGGAttcattatttcaaacagtgtGTGAGGATAACTCACCCGATGAGGTTGGTGCTCTACTCTGGAGGTTCTATCAACATCACAGAGTAGGAGAGACTGACAAGATAAAGGAATTGCTGAGTAAATTACCACCTTGTCAACTTTGGctgtgtaaacaattagacacttcTGCTCCTGTTAAG GTGCGAAACCTGCAACCTCTACCAGAAACTATGGATGCTGAGGAAAGTGAGTGGACAGAAGTGAAATCAAGAAGATCTAAGAGAACATTGAACAGTGCTGCAGATGAAATTGATCACAGTGCTTCACATATGGGGGATGTGATTGGTGTTTCGGGAGATCAGGAAGAGATgtgtacataa